A window of the Radiobacillus deserti genome harbors these coding sequences:
- the rplJ gene encoding 50S ribosomal protein L10, with translation MSKTLELKKQVVTEIADKFRESKSTILVDYRGLDVSEVTELRSKLREVGVEFKVYKNTMSRRAAEQAELGELSETLVGPTAIAFSPEDVVAPAKVLNNFAKEHEALEIKGGIIEGKVATLEQIKELADLPSYEGLLSMVLSVLQAPMRNFAYATKAVAEQKEEQGA, from the coding sequence ATGTCTAAAACACTAGAGCTAAAAAAGCAAGTTGTTACAGAAATCGCTGACAAATTCCGTGAAAGTAAGTCAACAATCCTTGTCGACTACCGTGGACTTGATGTATCTGAAGTTACAGAGCTTCGTTCTAAATTGCGTGAAGTAGGCGTTGAATTCAAAGTGTACAAAAACACAATGAGCCGTCGTGCTGCTGAGCAAGCGGAACTTGGTGAACTTTCAGAAACACTAGTAGGTCCTACTGCTATTGCTTTCAGTCCTGAAGATGTAGTAGCACCAGCTAAAGTATTGAACAACTTTGCGAAAGAGCACGAAGCGCTTGAAATCAAAGGTGGAATCATCGAAGGTAAGGTAGCAACGCTTGAACAAATTAAAGAGCTTGCAGATCTACCAAGCTACGAAGGCTTACTATCTATGGTGCTCAGCGTGCTTCAAGCACCTATGCGCAACTTCGCTTACGCTACAAAAGCTGTGGCTGAGCAAAAAGAAGAACAAGGCGCTTAA
- the rplK gene encoding 50S ribosomal protein L11 — protein sequence MAKKVIKVVKLQIPAGKANPAPPVGPALGQAGVNIMGFCKEFNARTQDQAGLIIPVEITVFEDRSFTFITKTPPAAVLLKKAVGIETASGEPNRNKVATIKRDKVKEIAETKMPDLNAADIEAAMRMVEGTARSMGIVVED from the coding sequence GTGGCTAAAAAAGTTATCAAAGTTGTAAAACTTCAAATCCCTGCAGGGAAAGCAAATCCAGCACCACCAGTTGGGCCGGCACTAGGTCAAGCAGGTGTTAATATCATGGGATTCTGTAAGGAGTTTAATGCCCGCACGCAAGATCAAGCAGGCTTAATCATTCCAGTTGAAATTACGGTATTTGAAGACCGTTCCTTTACATTTATTACAAAAACTCCACCTGCTGCTGTTCTTCTTAAGAAAGCAGTTGGTATCGAAACTGCATCAGGCGAACCAAACCGTAATAAAGTTGCGACAATTAAGCGTGACAAGGTGAAAGAAATTGCAGAAACAAAAATGCCTGACTTGAATGCTGCTGATATTGAAGCTGCTATGCGTATGGTAGAAGGTACAGCGCGTAGTATGGGAATTGTTGTAGAAGACTAA
- the rplA gene encoding 50S ribosomal protein L1, whose amino-acid sequence MAKKTKKQQEALKLIDRTKAYEVKEAIDLVKQTAKANFDETVEAAFRLGVDPKKADQQIRGAMVLPNGTGKTQRVLVFAKGDKAKEAEAAGADYVGEQDLINKINQGWFDFDVVVATPDMMAEVGKLGRVLGPKGLMPNPKTGTVTFEVEKAVQEIKAGKVEYRVDRQSNVHVPIGKVSFDEAKLIENFEALVDTLLKAKPQAAKGIYMRNAAISSTMGPGIKVDVSTYVRR is encoded by the coding sequence ATGGCAAAGAAAACGAAGAAGCAACAAGAAGCATTGAAGCTTATTGATCGTACAAAAGCCTATGAAGTTAAAGAGGCAATTGATTTAGTGAAACAAACTGCAAAAGCTAATTTTGACGAAACAGTAGAAGCTGCTTTCCGTCTAGGTGTAGATCCTAAGAAAGCGGACCAACAAATTAGAGGTGCTATGGTACTTCCTAACGGTACTGGTAAAACCCAACGTGTGTTAGTTTTCGCAAAAGGTGATAAAGCGAAAGAAGCAGAAGCTGCTGGTGCAGATTACGTTGGAGAACAAGACCTAATCAATAAAATTAACCAAGGTTGGTTTGATTTTGATGTAGTGGTTGCTACACCAGATATGATGGCTGAGGTTGGTAAACTAGGTCGTGTACTAGGACCAAAAGGTTTAATGCCAAACCCTAAAACTGGTACTGTTACGTTTGAAGTAGAAAAAGCAGTACAAGAAATCAAAGCTGGTAAAGTAGAATATCGTGTAGACAGACAGTCTAACGTCCATGTTCCAATTGGGAAAGTTTCTTTTGATGAAGCGAAGCTTATTGAAAACTTTGAAGCGCTTGTAGATACGCTACTTAAAGCAAAACCACAAGCTGCAAAAGGGATTTACATGCGTAATGCTGCAATCTCTTCTACAATGGGGCCTGGAATTAAAGTAGACGTTTCTACTTATGTTCGTCGTTAA
- a CDS encoding class I SAM-dependent methyltransferase, protein MSDHYYSEQPHSVSDPKAWKFELKGHTFTFMSDHGVFSKNEVDFGSRTLIEAFEVSDVPGDILDLGCGYGPIGLSLAKSHPDRFFILSDINQRAVELARTNATTNNIHNVEVIQSDRLESFKEKCFSSILLNPPIRAGKQLIFQMFEDCFDALVPKGELWIVIQKKQGAPSAKSKLEELFEEVELVTKNKGYYIFCAKKSQ, encoded by the coding sequence ATGTCTGATCATTACTACTCAGAACAACCTCATTCCGTCAGTGATCCTAAAGCGTGGAAGTTTGAATTGAAAGGTCATACGTTTACATTTATGAGTGATCACGGTGTTTTCTCTAAAAATGAAGTCGACTTTGGTTCCAGAACATTGATTGAAGCATTCGAGGTTTCAGATGTCCCGGGGGATATTTTAGACCTAGGGTGTGGATATGGACCAATTGGACTCTCCTTAGCAAAATCTCACCCTGACCGATTCTTTATATTATCCGATATTAATCAACGAGCTGTTGAATTAGCTCGTACAAATGCAACAACGAATAACATACATAATGTGGAAGTCATCCAAAGTGACCGTTTAGAATCCTTTAAAGAAAAGTGCTTCTCTAGTATTTTGCTTAATCCTCCTATTCGGGCTGGTAAACAATTGATTTTTCAAATGTTCGAAGATTGTTTCGATGCACTTGTTCCGAAAGGCGAATTGTGGATTGTTATTCAAAAAAAACAAGGTGCACCGTCTGCTAAAAGTAAGTTAGAAGAACTTTTTGAAGAGGTAGAGCTAGTGACGAAAAATAAAGGCTATTATATTTTTTGCGCGAAAAAATCTCAATAA
- the rpoB gene encoding DNA-directed RNA polymerase subunit beta, protein MNQLTGQLVQYGRHRQRRSYARISEVLELPNLIEIQTASYEWFLEEGLREMFQDISPIEDFTGNLSLEFVDYSLGEPKYPVDESKERDVTYNAPLRVKVRLLNNETGEVKEQEVFMGDFPLMTDTGTFIINGAERVIVSQLVRSPSVYYSKKVDKNGKRGYTATVIPNRGAWLEFETDAKDVVHVRIDRTRKLPITVLLRALGFGTDQEIIDLIGENEYLRNTLEKDNTENSEKALLEIYERLRPGEPPTVENAKSLLVSRFFDPKRYDLAHVGRYKINKKLHIKNRLFNQTLAETLADPETGEVLAQKGDKIDRRLLNKLLPYLEGEENNFGEQILEPHEGVLEDPIKIQSIKIVDPTDPEGEKTLNVIGNANVEKSVKNIAPADILAAISYFFNILHQVGDTDDIDHLGNRRLRSVGELLQNQFRIGLSRMERVVRERMSIQDTSSITPQQLINIRPVIASIKEFFGSSQLSQFMDQTNPLAELTHKRRLSALGPGGLTRERAGFEVRDVHYSHYGRMCPIETPEGPNIGLINSLSSYAKVNTFGFIETPYRRVDPETGKVTEQIDYLTADEEDNYVVAQANARLSEDLSFVDDEVIARFRGENTVVPRDRIDYMDVSPKQVVSAATACIPFLENDDSNRALMGANMQRQAVPLMKPEAPIVGTGMEYVSGKDSGAAVICKHEGVVERVEAKEIHVRRVTEVDGKQVKGDVDRYRLQKFIRSNQGTCYNQRPIVSLGDHVVKGEILADGPSMEDGELALGRNVLVGFMTWEGYNYEDAIIMSERLVKDDVYTSIHIEEYESEARDTKLGPEEITRDIPNVGEEALRDLDERGIIRVGAEVSDGDLLVGKVTPKGVTELSAEERLLHAIFGEKAREVRDTSLRVPHGAGGIVLDVKIFNREDGDELPPGVNQLVRVYIVQKRKIHEGDKMAGRHGNKGVISKILPEEDMPFLPDGTPIDIMLNPLGVPSRMNIGQVFELHLGMAARALGIHVASPVFDGAREEDVWETLEEAGMPRDAKTILYDGRTGEPFDNRVSVGVMYMIKLAHMVDDKLHARSTGPYSLVTQQPLGGKAQFGGQRFGEMEVWALEAYGAAYTLQEILTVKSDDVVGRVKTYEAIVKGDNVPEPGIPESFKVLIKELQSLGMDVKMLSADEQEIELRDIEEDDTQSADKLNLEVEEGQM, encoded by the coding sequence GTGAATCAGTTGACAGGTCAACTAGTTCAGTATGGACGACACCGCCAACGTAGAAGTTATGCACGCATTAGCGAAGTACTTGAGTTACCGAATCTTATCGAGATTCAGACCGCTTCTTACGAATGGTTTTTAGAAGAAGGTTTGAGAGAAATGTTCCAGGATATTTCTCCAATCGAGGATTTTACAGGTAATCTATCTTTGGAATTCGTAGACTACAGTCTTGGCGAACCGAAGTATCCTGTGGATGAGTCGAAGGAAAGAGATGTTACTTATAACGCTCCTCTTCGTGTGAAAGTTCGTCTTCTTAATAATGAGACAGGCGAAGTAAAAGAACAAGAAGTCTTTATGGGCGATTTCCCATTAATGACGGACACGGGTACCTTTATTATTAATGGTGCAGAACGTGTTATTGTTTCTCAGTTAGTCCGCTCGCCGAGCGTGTACTACAGTAAAAAAGTTGATAAAAATGGTAAACGTGGCTACACAGCAACTGTTATTCCAAACCGTGGTGCGTGGTTGGAGTTTGAAACAGATGCGAAAGATGTCGTGCACGTACGTATTGACCGTACGCGTAAACTACCAATTACCGTTTTGTTACGAGCACTTGGTTTTGGTACAGATCAAGAAATCATTGATCTAATTGGTGAAAATGAATACTTGCGTAACACGTTAGAAAAGGATAACACGGAGAATAGCGAGAAAGCATTGTTAGAAATTTATGAGCGTCTACGTCCTGGTGAACCACCAACTGTTGAAAACGCAAAAAGCTTACTCGTATCAAGATTCTTTGACCCTAAACGTTATGATTTAGCGCACGTAGGTCGCTATAAAATAAACAAAAAACTTCATATTAAGAATCGTTTGTTTAATCAAACGCTTGCAGAAACACTTGCAGATCCTGAAACAGGGGAAGTGTTAGCGCAAAAAGGTGATAAAATTGATCGCCGTCTATTAAACAAACTACTTCCGTATTTGGAAGGGGAAGAAAACAATTTTGGAGAGCAAATCCTCGAGCCTCATGAGGGTGTATTAGAGGATCCTATCAAGATTCAATCCATCAAAATTGTCGACCCTACAGACCCTGAAGGGGAAAAAACATTAAACGTGATTGGCAATGCAAATGTAGAAAAAAGTGTGAAGAACATTGCACCCGCAGATATTTTAGCTGCGATTAGCTACTTCTTTAACATTCTACATCAAGTCGGTGACACGGACGATATCGACCATTTAGGGAACCGTCGTCTTCGTTCGGTTGGAGAATTGTTGCAAAACCAATTCCGTATCGGTCTTTCTAGAATGGAGCGTGTGGTACGTGAGAGAATGTCTATTCAAGACACTTCTTCTATTACGCCACAACAGCTTATTAATATTAGACCGGTTATCGCATCTATTAAGGAGTTCTTTGGTAGCTCTCAATTATCTCAATTTATGGATCAAACAAACCCGTTAGCGGAATTAACGCACAAACGTCGTCTATCCGCCTTGGGACCTGGTGGTTTAACGCGTGAACGAGCTGGTTTCGAAGTGCGTGACGTTCACTATTCCCACTATGGTCGTATGTGTCCGATTGAGACACCTGAGGGACCGAATATCGGGTTGATTAACTCATTGTCATCCTATGCGAAAGTGAATACGTTTGGATTTATAGAAACACCTTATCGTCGTGTAGATCCGGAAACCGGAAAGGTAACCGAGCAAATTGATTATTTAACAGCAGATGAAGAAGATAATTACGTAGTAGCGCAAGCGAATGCTAGATTATCTGAGGATTTATCGTTCGTGGATGATGAAGTTATTGCTCGTTTCCGTGGGGAAAACACAGTGGTTCCTCGTGATCGAATTGATTATATGGACGTATCTCCAAAACAAGTAGTATCGGCAGCGACAGCTTGTATTCCATTCTTGGAAAACGATGACTCGAACCGTGCGCTTATGGGCGCAAACATGCAGCGACAAGCGGTACCATTAATGAAACCAGAAGCTCCAATTGTTGGTACAGGTATGGAATACGTATCAGGTAAAGACTCAGGTGCTGCGGTTATTTGTAAGCATGAAGGTGTTGTGGAACGTGTAGAAGCTAAAGAAATTCATGTTAGAAGGGTAACAGAAGTGGATGGTAAGCAAGTAAAAGGTGACGTAGATCGTTATCGTCTACAGAAGTTTATTCGTTCTAACCAAGGTACTTGCTACAACCAACGCCCGATTGTGAGTCTAGGAGATCACGTAGTTAAAGGTGAGATTCTAGCAGATGGACCTTCTATGGAAGATGGGGAGCTTGCATTAGGACGTAACGTTCTCGTTGGCTTCATGACATGGGAAGGGTACAACTATGAGGATGCAATCATCATGAGTGAGCGCCTTGTTAAAGACGATGTCTATACTTCTATCCATATTGAAGAATATGAATCAGAAGCCAGAGATACAAAGCTAGGACCGGAAGAAATTACTCGTGACATTCCGAATGTTGGGGAGGAAGCATTACGCGACCTTGACGAGCGTGGAATTATCCGTGTTGGTGCAGAAGTAAGTGACGGGGATTTACTAGTAGGAAAAGTAACACCTAAAGGGGTTACGGAACTATCTGCAGAAGAACGTCTACTTCATGCTATTTTCGGAGAGAAAGCGAGAGAAGTAAGAGATACTTCTTTACGTGTTCCTCACGGTGCTGGTGGTATTGTGCTAGATGTTAAGATTTTTAACCGTGAAGATGGGGATGAACTTCCACCAGGCGTTAACCAACTCGTTCGTGTGTATATCGTTCAAAAACGTAAGATTCACGAAGGGGATAAAATGGCAGGACGTCACGGTAACAAAGGGGTTATCTCTAAAATCTTACCAGAAGAAGATATGCCGTTCTTACCAGACGGAACACCTATCGATATCATGTTAAACCCATTAGGGGTACCATCTCGTATGAATATCGGACAGGTATTTGAATTACACCTTGGTATGGCTGCACGTGCACTAGGCATTCATGTCGCATCTCCTGTATTTGACGGTGCGCGTGAAGAAGATGTGTGGGAAACACTAGAAGAAGCTGGTATGCCGAGAGACGCGAAGACTATTCTTTATGATGGGAGAACAGGTGAACCGTTCGATAACCGTGTATCTGTTGGTGTTATGTATATGATTAAGCTAGCACACATGGTTGATGATAAGCTTCATGCTCGTTCCACAGGGCCATACTCTCTTGTTACGCAACAGCCACTTGGTGGTAAGGCACAATTTGGTGGTCAACGTTTCGGGGAGATGGAGGTTTGGGCACTTGAAGCTTACGGTGCTGCATATACCTTGCAAGAGATTTTGACGGTTAAGTCGGATGACGTAGTTGGACGTGTGAAAACGTACGAAGCGATCGTAAAAGGAGACAACGTTCCTGAGCCAGGAATTCCTGAATCGTTTAAAGTACTCATCAAAGAACTTCAAAGTCTTGGTATGGATGTTAAAATGCTTTCTGCAGATGAGCAAGAGATTGAGCTCCGCGACATTGAAGAAGATGATACGCAATCCGCAGATAAGTTGAATTTGGAAGTAGAAGAAGGTCAGATGTAA
- the rplL gene encoding 50S ribosomal protein L7/L12, whose product MSKEQIIEAIKEMTVLELNDLVKAIEEEFGVTAAAPVAVAGGAGGDAAEEKSEFDVVLTDAGASKIKVVKAVREITGLGLKDAKDLVDNAPGAIKEGVAKEEAEEMKAKLEEAGASVELK is encoded by the coding sequence ATGTCTAAAGAACAAATCATCGAAGCAATCAAAGAAATGACAGTTCTTGAATTGAACGATTTAGTAAAAGCTATTGAAGAAGAATTTGGAGTAACTGCTGCTGCACCAGTTGCTGTTGCAGGTGGAGCTGGCGGGGACGCTGCTGAAGAAAAATCAGAATTTGATGTAGTACTTACTGATGCTGGTGCTTCTAAAATTAAAGTTGTTAAAGCGGTTCGTGAGATCACAGGTCTTGGTCTTAAAGACGCAAAAGATCTTGTAGATAACGCTCCTGGAGCAATCAAAGAAGGCGTAGCTAAAGAAGAAGCTGAAGAAATGAAAGCTAAGCTTGAAGAAGCTGGAGCATCTGTTGAATTAAAATAG